One segment of Carya illinoinensis cultivar Pawnee chromosome 1, C.illinoinensisPawnee_v1, whole genome shotgun sequence DNA contains the following:
- the LOC122279004 gene encoding glycine-rich protein 5-like, whose amino-acid sequence MYAQRKMPKWCVIFVLVSVVVHANARGMPSDGGDHAHDDHTLLVHASAPEAESPNAEGLDDKKNFVYGGVGGFAGMGGFAGINGGVLPVLGGIGAGIGKVGGIGGVGGIGGYSGIGGLGSAGGLGGGVGTGGGGGGGGAGGGGSGDGVGGAGGLGGAGGLAGGHGGLFPSSP is encoded by the coding sequence atgtacgCACAGAGAAAAATGCCTAAGTGGTGCGTAATTTTCGTGCTTGTTTCAGTTGTAGTTCATGCAAATGCACGCGGGATGCCTAGTGATGGTGGTGATCATGCTCATGACGACCACACACTACTAGTGCATGCCAGTGCACCGGAGGCAGAGTCACCAAACGCCGAGGGCCTTGACGACAAGAAGAATTTTGTATACGGAGGTGTTGGAGGATTTGCAGGGATGGGTGGTTTTGCGGGCATTAATGGGGGTGTGCTCCCAGTCCTTGGTGGCATCGGTGCAGGAATTGGCAAGGTTGGTGGAATAGGTGGGGTTGGGGGGATAGGTGGGTACAGTGGCATTGGGGGTCTCGGTAGTGCAGGCGGTCTGGGTGGTGGAGTTGGTACTGGCGGCGGCGGCGGTGGTGGCGGAGCCGGTGGTGGCGGTTCAGGTGACGGAGTTGGCGGCGCCGGTGGTCTGGGTGGTGCTGGTGGGCTTGCTGGCGGCCATGGTGGCCTTTTCCCAAGTAGTCCTTAA